The following are from one region of the Platichthys flesus chromosome 2, fPlaFle2.1, whole genome shotgun sequence genome:
- the etnk2 gene encoding ethanolamine kinase 2 gives METQIHVPVGSPVIRKIPIFVDEHDVAGGAMELIKELRPAWDSSLVKTKLFTDGTTNKLVGCYVEDSPDDVVLVRVYGNKTELIVDRDNELKSFQVLHANGCAPRLYCTFQNGLCYEFMQGDALGTQDVRDPSLLRMISREMARIHAIHAHNGCIPKPNLWIKMRKYFSLVATEFTDQASNIRIQQEVPSKAVLEEEMVWMKEHLSTLGSPVVLCHNDLLCKNIIHNNKEGHVRFIDYEYSSYNYQAFDIGNHFNEFAGMAELDYGLYPSQEMQMDWLKIYLQAYKLFTKNTDDVSPRELETLYVQVNKFALASHFFWGFWALIQAKYSSIDFDFLGYAVLRFNQYFKTKPAVMAMQIPE, from the exons ATGGAGACTCAGATACATGTGCCCGTCGGCTCGCCGGTCATCAGGAAAATCCCCATCTTCGTGGACGAACACGACGTGGCGGGGGGAGCGATGGAGCTCATCAAAGAGCTGAGACCGGCGTGGGACTCCAGCCTTGTCAAGACCAAG CTCTTCACTGATGGAACCACCAACAAGCTGGTGGGCTGCTATGTGGAGGACAGTCCGGACGATGTGGTGCTGGTGCGAGTATACGGCAACAAGACAGAGTTGATCGTGGACAGAGACAATGAGCTCAAAAGCTTTCAG GTACTACATGCGAACGGTTGTGCGCCCCGCCTCTACTGCACCTTTCAGAACGGCCTCTGCTATGAGTTTATGCAAGGGGACGCTCTTGGAACGCAGGATGTCCGGGATCCTTCCCTGCTCAG AATGATATCCAGGGAGATGGCTCGTATCCATGCAATCCACGCACACAACGGCTGCATCCCCAAACCCAACCTCTGGATCAAGATGAGAAAATACTTCTCTCTTGTGGCCACAGAGTTCACAGACCAAGCCTCCAATATCAG GATCCAGCAGGAGGTGCCCAGCAAGGCCgttctggaggaggagatggtttGGATGAAGGAGCATCTATCCACACTTGGCTCCCCTGTAGTGCTTTGCCACAATGACCTGCTCTGCAAGAACATAatccacaacaacaaagagG gtcaTGTTCGGTTCATTGACTATGAATACTCCAGCTACAACTACCAGGCCTTCGACATCGGCAACCACTTCAACGAATTTGCAG gtATGGCTGAGTTGGACTATGGGCTGTACCCCAGTCAGGAAATGCAAATGGACTGGCTCAAAATTTACCTGCAGGCCTACAAACTCTTCACCAAGAACACAGATGATGTCAGCCCGCGGGAGCTGGAGACACTTTATGTACAGGTCAACAAGTTTGCTCTG GCTTCTCACTTCTTTTGGGGCTTCTGGGCACTCATCCAGGCAAAATACTCCTCCATCGATTTTGACTTCCTcgg